A segment of the Malaciobacter mytili LMG 24559 genome:
TTATACATGTAAATACCCCTATGAAAATATTAAAATTCATTTTTATATTAATTATATTATTTTAATTATAAAATATCACATAAGTATTATTATTTTATTTTAGATAGTATTAAAAGATTTATTTAAATGAAATGAAAAGGCTACTACAATTAATGTAGTAAAACCTTTAATATGCGAATATATACAAGAATCCTTTTTTATTTAATTCAGTTTTTTTAGGGAAAATTCTTATATATCCATCTTTTTTATTATTTAAGCCATATAAATAAGTATTAATATTAGAATCAATGTCTCCATTATCATTCTTTAGTGTTTTAGGGTACATTGATGAGGTAATATTATCATATATAGGTTGTATCTCATTATTATTTACTAAAGTAAATAAATTCTCATATGTTAATTTATTCGGACTATATAAAACATATTCAGTATATTTTCCAACAACTTCACCCGTTCCATCATATGCCCCCGTATAAAATTTTGTTTCATATGGACCAACTACAATTTTCTTTCTTATAATTCCAGGTAATTTGTCGTAGAATGTTTTTATGTCATTTATTATTTTAATTCTCATAAATGGTTTGTCTAAAATAATTTCTGAAAAATTAAAATACTCTGCAGCTTGATTTTTATCAAGTAAAACCCAACTTGTTCCTGAAAAAGTTTTATATTCCCATTTAGCTTCTGGACTTATACTTTCAGTATAAACACCATCAGAAAAAATATTTGTTGCATAGTTTTCTATTATTGCGAAAGGCTTAAAAAAATCATTATCTTTTGATGTTCTTAAATACATTATTTTATTTTTCATTTTTTTCTTATTACCATTAATATCAATAATAGTTCTTTCTACAACAGTATCTATAATGTTATAAAAATAGAAACTTCCATTTTCAACATCATTTGATTTTGGCTTTAATAACCAATTTAAAGTTCTTATAGGAAATCCAAAACTTGAATATTCAATACCATAAGAGTATGCATTACTACTTTCTGTGTTTTCTCCTATATTTAGAATAGTTGATTTGTAATTATTATTCATTAACATGTATAAATAACCTTCGTCTTTCCATTCTTCTTTCTTTATCGTTTCATAATCTAAATCAGTTCTCAATAAAGGTCTTGGTCTGTTTACACCTTGTACTTGTGCAGAATTAATTACTGTATTTGTAACCTCTAATCTTGCATTAAATACATTTTCATTAACTATTTTTGCACCTGAAACTCTTAAATCTCTGCATAAATCTTGATTCTTTTTACATTCTTCTTGACCTTCAATGCACCCTTCTCTAAAATCTTGTAATAGATTAGTATCTGTAATTGTAGAATCTAACACACAAGAAAATTGTTGTCTACAAATTGCTTGACAAGAGCTTAATTCTGAATATGTACCGTCTCTATTATCACCAACTATTCCATAGTCAGCACATATTTCAACAGTTTTTGTACCTGTGTTAAATTTCATAATATTACCACTAGGGCATTTACTTGCATAACCACTTGGTAATAATCCTGATATATCTTGTAAATCTAAACATACAAATTTTGTATCAATTTTATAAACTGCTTTTATATTTTTAATAATTACATTTGTATCAGTATTACTTCTTTTTATAATAAATTCTATTTTATCAACTGGTCTATTAATACTAATTTTTTCAACCATTTTTCCCATTCCAAATCTCTGTTCAGCAAAAACTGGAATTTCATCTTCAAAATCATAAGTATTTAGTGTTAATTGAGTACTTATCTCATTATCATCTAATTTAGAATCATCTTTTTTTGTTATTTCTAATTCGTATGATATATAGTCTAATATAACATCTGAACTAATTTCTTTGCTTGATGTAAAGTCTAGTACTTCTTGTGTTGAAAGGTTAACCTCATCCATTGTTATTGTAGTAATTTTTGGTGTATTATTTAAACTTAAACATGGAACACTTTCATAGCAATTTTCTTCGCAATTGGCTTTTGCTTCTAATCCTGATGATGATATAGTCTTTGAAACAGTTAAACCGTTTCTAGGACACTTGTATCTAACTGGAATATCTCTTGCAATATAACACTTAATTGTATTTGATAAATTTAAATTAGCGTTGCTATTTGCACCAGTTGAATTTGCAATTAATCCATCTTGTTCTTCTTGCGTGAAAAATTTTGCTTGTTCATTATTCTCTAAACTACTTCCCATCATTAAATTAGGATTGTTAGAATAAGAACTTGTAGTGTCTGATCCACCAAATAAACTTCTTGCATTAAATATTGCATTTTTACCTGTATTTGTAGTTTCAAGATTTGTTTTCCAATCTGAAGCGTTCCAATTTTCTACTTTTTCGTCATTAGTACCTTCTTCGTATGTTTTAGTTTCAATAACTTTTGTTTTGTCTAGTTGTAAATTTCTTCTTTGTTCAGCAGCTTTTTCTTCTTCTGTTTTTTCTTGACTTACCTCACTGTAAGCAAATAGATTAATCATTAGTAAAAAAATTAAAAAAAATCTATACATTACCTATTCCTTTTTACCACTAAGTAAAGCAGTATAATATTTATCATAGTTTTTATCTTTATTAGAAACTGTTTTAAGAAATTCAGTTAGAGTAATATTTCCCCTTAATAAAAATTCATTTTTACACTCTTTATATCTAAAATCTTCATTATCACAATAAGTCAATAAATATGCAGGAACTACTTTTAAATTTAAACTTTCAAAAACTAAAGGGTGTACATGAAACTTAGTAGATGGAGATTGAAAACCATACTCTTTTAATTCTGTTAAATATCTGTACATACCTTTTGGAGTAAATTCACTTATTACTTTTAGTTCACCATTACTATTTACTTTTAAATCAATATTAATAGTTTTATTTTTGCCATAAATATCAATAATAGTAAATGTATCAATTAATTTTGTATTAGTTACTAAATTTTTGATATTATTTACTTTATAAGTATAATTTCCATCTGTAAATATTTTAAGAACCCCATACACACTTTTATAAGTCATATCTTTAAATATTTTAGTATTAATATTGCCATCTTTAAAATCAGTATAATCATCAGGGTAATTAATTAAGAATATCTTTGATTGTGTATTTGGGAAATGACTTTTAAGTACTTCAAACTCTACACTATATTTTTTAAGACTTGCATAACTAGTATTTTGTGAAACCAAATAAATAATAGTAAATGAATCTTTATCATCTAATTTTTGATTATAATCATTATACATAGTATTTATTTGATTTTTGATATTGGGAATATTGTCAAAATAATTTAAAGCTTCATTAAATTTTTGAAACTCTTGAGAGATTATTTCTCTTTTTGTTAAATCTTTATTTTGAAAATCTAATAATTCACTAATGTCAACTTTTTTCTTATTTTCTGAATTTGTTTTTAAGTCATTAATGATAGTTTCATTTAATTTTAATTGCTTATTTAAATATTTATCATAATCACTTTTTGAATCTGCATATAAGAAAATTCCGATAGTTAAAAGTAAAAAAAATTTAATCATATAAACACCTTAGTTAACTTTTTTTGTGAACATAGATTTGCATTTTGCAGCACCAATACAAGTATCTTTAATAACCCATAGCCAAGAAGCAGTATCATCTTCAGAAGTTGGCTTGTTTTTAAAATTAGTCCACATAAAAGCAACTTTACCTGTTACAGTCGCATCCCATACAGTTGGATATGCTAAGTTATATGCATTTGCACTTTTAACTGCAATTGGGAAATATTTTGCACCACAAGTTGCATTTGGTATTTTTTCAACTGGTGAGAATTGAAAAGGAGCTTTTGAAGTTAATGCAAGTAATCCCCCATAATGTAAATCATCAACCATTCCTAAAGCTTGT
Coding sequences within it:
- a CDS encoding VCBS domain-containing protein, whose protein sequence is MIKFFLLLTIGIFLYADSKSDYDKYLNKQLKLNETIINDLKTNSENKKKVDISELLDFQNKDLTKREIISQEFQKFNEALNYFDNIPNIKNQINTMYNDYNQKLDDKDSFTIIYLVSQNTSYASLKKYSVEFEVLKSHFPNTQSKIFLINYPDDYTDFKDGNINTKIFKDMTYKSVYGVLKIFTDGNYTYKVNNIKNLVTNTKLIDTFTIIDIYGKNKTINIDLKVNSNGELKVISEFTPKGMYRYLTELKEYGFQSPSTKFHVHPLVFESLNLKVVPAYLLTYCDNEDFRYKECKNEFLLRGNITLTEFLKTVSNKDKNYDKYYTALLSGKKE